TGGTGGTTtgggacagtaaataaaatgtctatatttgtgttgtagacgtggcgacccctggttcctatcactgccgCTGTAAagagtaagtttctctacaatgaacagaCTTCACATCCAACCTCGacgaatgactttacatctcaatcattaaattatgcagaaagaaATGGTGGAATTGTCCCTTAAGTGTTTGCAGCCATGGCGGTTTTAAACAGTACATTTTCTTCTTGATTGTGTCTGTTTGAgcttttaaacatgaacaaagaCCAATGTATTAAGTAGCCTTCAGGCACTGAACTCCTGAGTGAAGTTAGTTATGAACTACTGTAAGAGCTACAGCAGTTAGATTTTTTGAAATTGACGGTCCATGATGTAAATATTAGTTCACACGCATACAAaagaaatatatgtaaaataaatcaatcaaatatatttgaaaatgcacTTGATAAATGCTGTTCACTTCAGCACTTCAGTGATTGGAATACATTTCGAAATGAAACAAAGGGCTGGAGGTCCCACCTTATATTGTCtttaataaatgtgtatttacacataacacacacaacaatgtaattactgatgatttagtcaatgttacacatggattacagaagtgtagcctgtgtaattacatgtgtatcaacttaaGTTTTGCTTAATGTAATCACACACTTGTATCTTCTTCACAGGAACTTTTTTAGTGTAAGTTAAGtaacttttttaatcccacaaacggggaaattccacctccgcatttaacccatccgtgaagtgaaacaccacatacacactagtgaacacacacactagggggcagtgagcacacttgcccggagcggtgggcagccctatccacggcgcccggggagcaattgggggttaggtgtcttgctcaaggacaccacaGTCATGGACTGGCACtgggggatcgaaccggcgaccttccggtcacagggccagttccctaacctccagcccacgactgccccaagtgTAGTGTTACAGTTATACTTTAGAATAAGTGGACTGTTCACAATAagtgtgtagttgttatgtaggtactgtgtaataatggagtgGTAATATAAACAGTGCTTTGGgtttaatgcaacacatttcatTAATGCCCTAAACTTACATATTAAGATGAGgggacgtctgctgttctgtcacattacaggatggtttaaagctgaaactggtcacaatgtcacagcactagcaacaaAAATGCTACTTAAATGTTTGGAAAGCTGGCAGACacagtgtaagtaatgtcttaatgtacgTTAGACACTTTTactactgaagaaaaaaaaacttgatagTCTGACAGTCTGATTACAAACGTAATAACATCTGTGTTATTACcctttataccccctcatatttataacctgtacattcttgtttataacctgtataacccccttcatgttcataccccctcatattttcttaacctgtatatactatacttactgtacattgtaagatatatatttatattgctgctaagcacttctggatggatgcaaactgcatttcgttgctttgtacctgtgacatacgcaatgacaataaagttgaattctattctattctattctattgtgtaattacatgagagagaacaggCTGTTACAGCTATTAAGAttcacatgtgtaattacatgaggtgTATTTCTGTAAtcctgtaacagtgactaaatcataaGTAgctacattgttgttgcatatattgttcacatgtaactacacagtaatTAGAGACAATATAAAGCGGGACCAGGTTATAAATGTAtctcacatataaaaacatgtatGCCTAAGTATTTCTTTATGTGCGTGTGGCCACATGACCGTTACCTCTTGCACTtttgaaaaaagtgatgcattgattcacaatttccacatgaataacaCAGAACACATGAGTGCAGTGTTGGCTTTCAGGTTATGTACTCTTGGCAGTAATTATtttgatgtaatacattttatttatatggaaatgatgtacactcaccggccactttattaggtatggTTGCTTGTAagaggttggacccccttttgccttcagaactgccttaattcttcatggaatactttcaacaaggtgttggaaacgttcctcagagattctggttggttatttgagttcctgctgccttcctatcatctggaaccagtctgtccattctcctctgacctctcacatcaacaaggcattttcatccacacaactgaccgctcactggatgtttcctctttttcggaccgttctctgtaaaccctagagatggttgtgcgtgaaaatcccagtagatcagcagtttctgaaatactcagaccagcccgtctggcaccaacaaccacaccacattcaaagtcccttaaatccccttttttccccgttctgatgctcggtctgcacttcagcaagttgtcttgaccacctctacatgcctaaatgcattgagttgcggccgtgtgattggctgattagctatttgtgtgaACAAGccattgtacctaataaagtggctggtgagtgatTAATTCAATGCAgcactttttttctgtgtgccAAATGCAAGATAAAATACAGATACACAACAAACTGAGGTATGGAATGTTTAGAGTCTGCTGCCGAACTGCTGACCGGGATACATCGCTACACAGCAGTAACGGCTTCCCTTTACAAATTGATTAGATATACAGTACCTTCAGGACTGCAGTAAATAAGTCAAGCTGACTGGACTCGAAGATGCTTCATTGCTTACTTAAGCGCTACATCAGTTTTCCCTCAAAAGAGTGGCGATGTCCAGTCTCTAGCAGTGGAAAAAGCTCCAACTGTGCTGCAGGACTACGAATGCAACTTTGTTTAGACGTAAAATCAATCAGTACAATCAAACTACAAAACTGCCAATAAAATGAAGCTGTTTAAACACGGAAGGCCATGAATGTAAAGTTTTGCTGTAACAGCATTAAAATTCTCTACAGGCCCTTTTAGACACAACCAGGTTCTGCTGCTATTTTCATCAGAAGCCTGTGGAGAACTCCAAAATTCTGCAATACacttaaaaaactaaaatcaaaactaaaatcaaaatgactgtaaaacaaCCAGACAATGTGGGTTTTTTCTAAGTAATGGGATGCCACTTTAAGAGGATGTTCCAGTGCTTTCAGTGCTATTTGAGAGCTTTGACAGCTTTAGTGAGGTTGGAGTAAAAGTCTGTCATACTGGCAGGAAAGAAGGAATCCACGACTGAACGAGGAAGCAAACCTCCCAAATCGGTCTGGAAAAAGCTGATCAGCTGGGTTTTACCTGCTTCCCTGTAAACcaacagaaaacagagaataaaggCTCACGTTGACCTGCAGTTTACAATGATTAAAATACACctaataatgaatgaatcaatTAACAACACTAACACATTTACAatactacactctcagaaatgaaGGTAGGAAAGTGTCACTGGTCTGGTTCCCTCCAGggcacatctcagtacctttagtcagggagcataattGTCCCATAATCCACCGAAATTATACtgtctaagctgtactgacccCACataccccgtctcatctccaggctttttattttactgctctgttttaaaacattagattatgaaaaggtacaaatacgaaattttcacctggaaaaactgatttaaggttcacaatcagaccttaaaaccactgttgtagaGTTTGACTGTATTGGCAGCAGTGGTTGTATAATCTACCACTTCTTTTGATGAATAATCAGGTAATCGTTTCATAATCATTAATCATTCACATATTAATTAATAGACAATATTGATCAATATTATAATAGTTGAtacattaataatgcattaaacaACGGCCGGGGTCAGCTCCAGCTCCACCAGCTTCCCATCCTTCTTCAACCCCGAAAGCTAAGCagcttaaaaaatgtgtgtgtgtgtctgtgtgtgtgtgtgtgtgtgtgtgtgtgtgtagtaaaCAATAATAGGACTATCATCACTGATTACATCAGTAGTTGAGTAATCTACTATTTACCTGTTACTAATTAACAAGTAATCGGTTTCTCCTCATGAATAATCCACTGATTAATGGAttgattgttttattaataataatacatttaatactAGGGCTGTCACTGTTGATTATGTTGACTACATTAGTAATCAAGTCATCTATTGAATATTTTTAGGAGTAACCGAGTAATCAGAGTAtcaaacaataaatatgacCTTAAGTGATCAGCAAAATACTTTACTGGAAGACAAGGAGCCTGAAAGCCTCAAAAAGactaagtaataaataataaatataagcACTATGTGGCAAACATGCACATAAACAAGCAGCAGGAAAATGTGATTCTCAGAGAAACTAAACTGTATTCAATATTATTCATTAATTGAGTTTAGTCAAACAGCTACCCTTACACAACAAGGTACTGTAATTTcagatataaatatatgtggtaaaaattattattatttttttaaataaaatgaattcacTAAGCTCCAGTGAGCTTCACAGGTCTCTGCTGCCACTTGCTGTTTGATACTGGAACTACACTCTGTAATCACAGGCAGCACTGCTGGTAATTAGTGCAGTGGTTTATTCCAGGAACTCAGTTCCCCCGGTAGATTACCCAGGAACTGGCACACAGAAGCAGCCACACGGATGATTGAACCCGCGCACGTAGCCAGGCTGAGGGGGACAGGCTGGGTGGCTCACATTAGTGGCTGCAAAGACATAAGAAGACACAAGAATGGATTTCTATTAGCGAGATAATAAGGATCAGTCTGTCCCTCTGTCTACTCCTATCCACATCGGTGAGCAGCGAAAAGCAAATATGACCCAGAATAAGGACGAaaggctgtctgtctgtctttgagCAAACACTGATACCTGTACACTAAAAGCAGGGCTGGAAAGAACTGCCAACATGGAACTTTCAGAATAAAGactaggtaacactttatttgaagtggtcctttgtagatgattaataaactcttaagaGATTTtcagtaacacattaacaacatagTGGTgtagcatctgaatacactgaagtaaatatcttgtagatgtactGTCGatatattaattacattaagcagatgtgttgttaatgttatttccaatatgcaaaacctaaccttaccgaccgtacccaaaacctaaccctcaccctggccctaatcctaatccttaACCTGAATATAAGCATTATAGTGTAATACAGTGATTTGGCAAGCAATACCAATGCAGCAAAAAGAACACAACTCAGATGTCCAATATGTTACACTCTgcaattaaaaagaaattgtaAACTGAAATTTGCAGACAGTGCCATGAATTTGTTCCCGTAGAAGATAAGTTAACTTCTTTCCAGTCTGAAAATCACAAAGCTTTTGCATATACCTATgtataaagacatgaatgaacCTCTGATAGCAGGGTTAAAGACTGTTTTATCTACAATTATTTACCTTATTCAGTTATTTCTTGAGTCACTTAACTGCCTTGAGACGTCAAAACACCTTCAGGAACACATAAGGAACATCTGAAGGCTCGTAGCACACGGTAAAGAAAACGGTAACTCctcagagctcatttgcatctCAGCATCTCAAAAGCCAGTATCACAATAATGACCAGCAAATGATAGTTTGTGCAGCTCTGACTGAAAAGGCACTAAAGACTGTGGCAGTACGCGCTCGTTCTCCAGAGTCCACTGAAATAAGAACGTTTCAGGGTGTATTTAGGTAAATTCATAAGAGCTGGGTTACATAAAAGGagacagaaacaataaaaagctTAATTGCTCCACGCACCATTTGACGTAATTGTGCCATCTTCGTACCGCTTGACTAAAATAACGTCCACGAAGTCTCGAGGTGATATAATGCCCATAGCAGCAGACGGAGTGACAGTCCTGCACACTGTGGTGTCCTGAGGGAAGGAAGAAAAGCCATTACACACCACCGGAAACACCTGAGGCGCTAGATTGGTacaaatgaaacatgaaatgaaacattGCTATGAGCACGAAACCACTGACTGCACATATATACTGAGGGGGGGGGTTCACTGCACTAAATCACAGCTGCACTAAAATCACACCTACACAAATGACTTAGCGCATGGCTTTAACCACTGTCTTAAAAAGgagggttctttaaaggttctttagtcacgaaaatgtttaaagaaccatgaacggtcaaagaaccctttggggttctttgcattgtgaaagggttcttcagattgatagagaacgtgctgtagattgTTCTATAAAGCaacaaaaggggttctgctactgttaagATATGAGCTTGTAaccacagaagaacctttttttggtgctatagagaaccctttataaagtatgtatgtataatgtatgaatatatgtaggtttatgtgtaattatgtcTTGCGACTGTAGCTGCAATTTCCCGTCAAGATCGATAAagttctatccatccatccatccattttaccatgcaaagaaccccttaatcatgcaaagggttcctcaagtgttcatggttctacacagaaccattttctttaataaagaaatttgaagaaccatctttttaagagcgcAGCTAAATAACTACTATATGAGTTTTTCAACTAAATCTCTATCTGCAGCTCTTTGGTtctttgggcagtcgtgggctggaggttagggatctggccctgtgaccggaaggttgccggttcgatccccagggccgacagtccatgactgaggtgtccttaggcaaagacacctaacccccaactgctccccgggcgccgtggatagggctgcccaccgctccgggcaagtgtgctcactgttccctagtgtgtgtgttcactaatgtgtatgtggtgtttcacttcacggatgggttaaatgcggaggtggagtttccctgtttgtgggattaaaaaagtatcggTTATCTTATCAGTTATATCTATCTATGGCATATGATCACCTTCAAAGCATCTTCAGTGCTTAAACACTAAGGGTCTGTATGGGGTCCACACTTCAGTCCCTCACTGTCACACCTACAGAACTTACACATTAGtctcatagtagttactaaaacatttatttaaaaacatttataaatgacGTTTTTGTCCGAAAATGTATTATTGACATCCATTCACGGTGAAGTGGTACATGCAGGGAATTCcattacaaaatatttttttccatctcaATACTCCATACgaacactcagaagacatgtgtgggttggtggttttggacagtaaatataataactatatttatgacctctggttcctaatATTACCAGTGTAAAGAAATATAACTATGTCAGTTTCTTTGCACTGgaccttttcacaccaaaccagccTGGATGGCTTTGTTTCcacctcaaacactgaattatgcagagattttgagaaatcagtggaattcccccttCAGATACTTTAATCAGTGAATAACAGGCCTGCAGTTTGAAGGCTTAGTGGACCTGGACTGAGACTTGGGAGAATGAACTCGAGAAAATGCTCATCACAGGTGTGGAACTTACTGAAGAAACTTGTTCAAGCAGCTCGAACTTCTTTACGTTGTCATCCCATTTCACACGAAGCCCGTTTGGATCCGGATTTAGACACTCCCACACTTTCTGCGGACTGCCGTTCACTATCCCCTCTCCTTTATAACTGCCAGAGTCGGAGAAGCATAAAGTGGCGCATGAATCTTACAAGATTTTGCTGATGAAAATGATAggattataaatattattattatttttattaatacatttagCACATTTCTCATGCCCATGATTGCTTCAGATATACAATTCATCAACAAACTACATTATACATATGCATAGACAATATATTGACGTACATTTTTCAAAACGTGTGAAATTTCAAATACCTTTCAACATATTTTAacatacatgtaaatatttaaaattgacCTCATTACATACATTTAGCACACCTGTATGCACTTGAATACATTGtcatacactgatcagccataacattaaaaacacctcctttttctacactcactgtccattttatcagctccactgaccatataggaacactttgtagttctacagtcacagactgtagtccatctgtctcactgatactttgttaccttgctcttcagtggtcaggacccccacagagcaggtattacttgggtggtgaatcattctcagcactgcggtaacactgaggtggtggtgtgttggtgtgtgttgtgctggtaccagtggattaaacacagcagtgctgctggagtttttaaacactgtgtccactcattgtccacttttaccatgttggtccaccttgtagatgtaaactcagagacgacagctcatctgctgctgcacactctgcgttggtcatcctctagtccatcagtggtcacaggatactggatgtttttggttctcagtccagcagtgacaatgaggtgtttaaaaactccagcagctctgctgcgTCTGATTCACTCGtacctgcacaacacacaccaacacaccacaccacatcagtgtcactgctgagaatgatccaccacacaaacaagcacgtacacaaacagatggactacaggctGTAACTGTAGGACGACAACGTGCACCAacatggtcagtggagctgacaaaatggacaaagagtgtagaaagAATGAGGTGGTTttagtggtcagtgtgtgtatatttactaCACTTGTGCATGTTGACATATACAGatataacatatatttaaatatttaaaagtttaaatataGCATATATcttttatcacacacacacacacacacacacacacacacacatatatatatatatatatatatatatatatatatatatatatatatgagcaaATGTATAGgcatatattttatttggaaATAGGCATTTTTACAGTTTCACTTCCAATTGGCTACCATATTAAAAGATGACCAATCAGATTGAAACATCTGgatgtggtaaaaaaaaaaatctcagtgcAGCTGTTGAGGAAGATgattaaagagaaaatatctATATAgctattaaatgtgttttagacGGACAGAGCAAGAGACAAATACAGAGTGGGTCACCTTTCTTGTTTTCCTATATCTTGTACTCACATATTCCCAGCAAATTCGGCTGATGGTCTCCAGGACACCACAACTTCACTCTGGATAAACATCACACATGGTTGCGTAACTTCATTTGGCCTTATTTCGCCCAAATCCAGTGCAGAAAATATCGCTTACTCACCGTTTTCTTGCATATCTTCCAGCCGGATTGGTCTCTGCTGTAGCTTAACAGGAGCTCCGCGACGGAGTTGGCCTTTCCCTCATAATCCATAATCATAAAAAACGTCCTTTACTGGAAAACAGAGCGACTGGCGTCGAGATACAACACAGACACTAAAAGCCTCTAACGAGGAGCTCACAACTCATTCATTCCAGTCCAGGACGAgcagttggcttcctattcgccaggaTCCTCTTCgacttttccgttccaccttaaacgatgcagcagttacattgtgtCGCCTGTAGGATCTGAATAAGAGTCCAGTTCACTTCCACTTTCTTTGCCAGAAGCACGTCGTACTCAGATGATGTAAAGCTATCATAAATATCTGCGATTATTCTGTAAATtaacatccagcctttcattttctttcggggattttttttttctggatagCTCGGTTTCCTTAGCCTACAGCACGTGACTGCGTTGCATTCTGGGAAATGAAGTTTTCTTTGGTTTGCTGCTGCAGAGGGAATTAAACTGGGGCTGTACTTGGGCCCAGAGTCAGAAATTTAGCAGAGAGGAGAATTATCTCTATGTAATGTCTTCTACAAGGCACTCTAGGATGCTTGGGTTCAGACGGTGTTTGAAATcgtaatttaaaaatgcttaaatatttttaatataaaagagTACGGGTAGagagtgggtagcgctgtcgcctcacagcaaggagggcctgtgttcgattccccggccaggcaaccggggtcctctctgtgtggagtttgcatgttctccctgtgtctgcgtgggtttcctccgggttctccggtttcctcccacagtccaaagacgtgcagtcaggccaattggacttgctaaactgcccctaggtgtgagtgactgtctgtgtctgtctgtctgccctgtgatggactggcgacctgtccagggtgtatcctgccttccgcccaatgactgctgggataggctccatcatccccccgcgaccctgacggagaagcggcttagaaaacggatggatggatgggatggatAAAAGAGTACATACTTTTCCTGAATAATGAATGGCATAAGAGCTGGACGTTCATGATGTCAAGCAGTCAGCACTCATTAGCGGTAATGTTTATGTTGTGGTGCCCAAAATCCGTTTGCTGATAAAAAGGAAACATGCAGGTTatttttattagcttttttagtgaaatacatcgtTCTACTTTCTACAGTTCAAAGAAAGTTCTGGGCAAGAGATTACAaactattttaatatatatattattttcatcTACTCCCgctcattgaggactcactctagtgttttgctgtcctgtttttgatataacgggggaaataggaagaggccaggctcccCGTAAACCGGCTCTACCATAGTCTTCTTTTGTTCACTGTAAGCCATTATTAAAGTCCTAAGGACcactaaaatattaaaaatgtttgtttgataCTTCAGTGCTACTTtaaacatccaaaaaaaaagaatgaaaaatatatgatttaacaGCAGATCAGAGCTATCGAAAGAAGTCATGGACGAACAGACAAATGGATGGAGGGAGGAAGCAATGCATGCATGaaggaatgaatgaacaaacaatgttggtgttggatAAACGAATGAACAGGCGACAGGCAGATATAGACAGGTGGTCTAGCTTGTGACCCTGAAACTGTTCTGGGTGGGCAGAGCAAGAAACTCagccctgtgattggtcagtggaATGCTTACTTAAGTGTTACTCAAGatcagggatttttttttatttgtttgtttttaattcattcatgttGTTGTAAGCAATCTGGGGATCTTGACCACCAAACTGTATTTGTTGGGGGATCTTGCCCTTCCAACTATAGGCTATTAAATGGTGTTTTAAAAGAATCAGACATATAATCATTACAGAAGTTACAATGTGTGGATGTTCTTTTGTGCCTAGAGCTTATCTGTGATGGTCAAGGTTGTCTGGCCTGCGGGAAGCTATCAGATTCAAGCtccacacttacacacacacacacacatacgcacgcacatgtacacacacctATGCACACACATTCGCAAGCACGCACTCCCACACTCAAAAGATTCAAGAAATCTGGAGAattctctgcaagtaagcgacaaggcagaaaaccaacgcTGAatgccgtgaccttcgatcccactgcattaaaaacccacatcagtctgtaatggatattcccacatgggctcaggaacacttcagaaaaccactgtcagtgaactcagttcgtcgctccatctacaagtgcaagttaaaactctgccatgcaaagcgaaagccagatatcaacaccacccagaaacgccgccggcttctctgggcccgagctcatctgagatggactgacgcaaagtggaaaagtgtcctgtggtctgacgcgtccacatttcacactgtttttgaaaatgatggacgtcgtgtcctccaggccaaagaggaaaaggactgtccggattgttttcagtgcaaagttcaaaagccagcatctctgatggtgtgggggggtgagttagtgcccatggcaggggtaacctgcacatctgtgaaggcgccattaatgctgaaaggtacatacaggttttggagcaacatctgctgccatccaagcagcgtcttttttcctgcttatttcagcaagacaatgccaaaaaaaacccaaacaaacaacaacaacaaaaaaaaatttgtgaATCTGcatttaaagcaagtttttataaACTTAAACTAAGTTGGAAATAAATCTTTAATGGAAACTGCTTGATTGCAAAATGATATTTAAGACC
This Pygocentrus nattereri isolate fPygNat1 chromosome 15, fPygNat1.pri, whole genome shotgun sequence DNA region includes the following protein-coding sequences:
- the stard5 gene encoding stAR-related lipid transfer protein 5, encoding MIMDYEGKANSVAELLLSYSRDQSGWKICKKTSEVVVSWRPSAEFAGNIYKGEGIVNGSPQKVWECLNPDPNGLRVKWDDNVKKFELLEQVSSDTTVCRTVTPSAAMGIISPRDFVDVILVKRYEDGTITSNATNVSHPACPPQPGYVRGFNHPCGCFCVPVPGEAGKTQLISFFQTDLGGLLPRSVVDSFFPASMTDFYSNLTKAVKALK